The Candidatus Binatia bacterium nucleotide sequence GTCTACACGGCTGCGCCGCCGCGGGGCGCCGTGCCGCCGCCCGACAGCGCGTCGGGACGGCGCCTGCCGGGCGCGCTCAGATCCTCCTTGTCACGCCATCCGAGGTCGTCGGAAACCACCGTCGGCGCCTGCGGATAGCCGCGCCAGCGTAGATCACCTTCGCCCGGCCCGAGGGGAATCCAGTGCTCGCGCACGGTCTGCCTTCGGGTACGTGAGTCGGTCGAAAAGGAAGGGCCTCGTCGTTGCGTCAGCATCGCAGTTCACCCCTGGCGACATGCAGCCGACGCCCCGCAGTGCAAGAACGAAGCCGCGTAAAACTACGTGCACACCCCCGCGCGAGGGACGGGGGTGTGGCCGGGACGGCGCGGGAAATCGAGCCCGCTCGCCGCTCAGGCGACGGCGGACGACGCGGTCTCGGGCAGGTACTCGGCGGGCGACTGGAGGGCCTGGGCGGCTTCCTGTCGACGCCACTCGACGATCATCGTCTTGATCGTCCGGTGACAACTACCACAGCCGTCGCCCGCCCCGCAGGCCGCGGTGACCTGCTGTCGTGTGCGTGCGCCGGCCGCGATGCATGCACGAACCCGCTTGTCGGAGACCCCCTGGCACAGGCACACGACCATGAGCCCACGACTATCGAAATTGAAAGTCACTTTCAAGACGTTTCTCGCCCGGGAATCGATTTTCCCGATCGGGGTCAGTGAAAATCGTGTGACGGCGGCGTCGGACCGGGCAGCGTGAGCCCCTTCATCCGCCGCGCCTCGAGGTGCACGACCCCGTCCTGCCGCTGCAGGCGGCCCTCGACGACGAGCAGCGGCGAGGTGTGCAGCTCGACCCGGAACTGCGCGTAGCGATCCGGCATGACGACGACGTTGCCGGTCCCGGTCTCGTCCTCGAGGGTGAGGAAGCAGATCCCCTTCGCGGTGCCGGGGCGCTGCCGGACGATGACCAGCCCGGCGGTCTTGAGCCAGGCGCCGTTCGCCTTCTCCTGCAGGCGTCGGAGCGGCACCACGCCCTCGCGCTCGAGCGCGGGCCGCAGGTGAGCCAGGAGGTGCGGACCGGTCGTGAGGCCGCTCGCCCGGTAGTCGGCGAGCGTGCTCTCGAACGGCGTCATGTCGGGCGGGCGCGTGCGCGTGGCCTGCGGGGTGAGCCCGGCGAACAAGGGCTCGCGCGCCAGCAGCCCGCTCACCTGCCAGAGCGCCGTGCGACGCGACTCGCCCGCGATCGTCGCGAGCGCGCCGAGCTCGGCGAGCGTCCTCAGCTCGCTCTCGAGGAGCCCTGCGCGACGCGCGAGGTCGCCGACGTCGCGGATCGGGGCTTCGGCGCGTGCCGCGAGCAGGCGCTGGGCGGCGGCCTCGCGCAGACCGCGCACGAAGCGTAGGCCGAGCCGCACCGCTGCGCGCGCGCTGCCGCCCCGTCGCGACGGCTCGCCGCCGTTCTGCAACGCCGCGCTGGCGTCCGGGCGCTCGATCGTCGAGCGCCACGACGAGCGCAGGACGTCGATCGGCAGGACGCGCACGCCGTGCCGCTCGGCGTCCTTCACCAGCGTCGCCGGGTGGTAGAAGCCCATCGGCCAGGCGTTCAGCAGCGCGCACAGGAACGCCTCGGGATGGTGCGCCTTCAGGTACGCCGAGGCGTACGCGAGCAAGGCGAAGCTCGCCGCGTGCGATTCCGGAAAGCCGTAGAGCGCGAACGAGGTGATGCTGCGCACGATGGCGTCGGCGCGCTCGCCGACGATGCCGTTCGCCGCGAGACCGTCGCGCAGCCTGCGCTCGATCGCCCGCATCCGCTCCACCGAGCGCTTGAAGCCCATCGCGCGGCGTAGCTCCTCGGCTTCTCCCCCCGTGAAGCCGGCGACCGTCATGGCGATGCGCAGCAGCTGCTCCTGGAAGAGCGGCACGCCGAGCGTGCGACGCAGGATCGGCTCGAGCTTCGGGTGCGGATAGGTGATCGGCTCGCGCCCCGCGCGCCGGTTCAGGTACGGGTGCACCATCTGCCCGACGATCGGACCGGGACGGATGATCGCGACCTCGACGACCAGGTCGTAGAAGGTCCGCGGCTTGAGCCGCGGCAGCGTCGCCATCTGCGCGCGCGACTCGATCTGGAACACGCCGATCGTGTCGGCGCGGCGGATCATCGCGTAGGTCTTTGGGTCGTCCTGCGGCAGCTTGGCGAGGTCGAGCTCGACGCCGTCCGCCTCGCGCGCGAGCGGGATCGCCTCCTCGAGCACCGCCATCATGCCGAGCCCGAGCAGGTCGATCTTGATCAGGCCGAGGTCGGCGCAGTCGTCCTTGTCCCACTGCACGACCGAGCGTCCCGGCATGCTCGCGGGCTCGAGCGGGACGATCTCGTCGAGCCGTCCGGCGGCGATCACCATGCCGCCCGAGTGCTGGCCGAGGTGACGCGGCAGCCCCTGCATGGCCTCGACGCAACGGATCAGCAAGCGCACGCGGCGCGCGTTGACGTCGACCCCGCCGGCCTCGAGCTGCGCGACCAGCGTGTCGTCCCGGTCGCGGAAGCCGTGGTGCGCGAGCAGCTTGCTGAGCCGCTCGATCTCCGGCTCGGGGAAGCCGAGCGCCTTGCCGGCGTCGCGCAGCGCGCTGCGGACGCGGTAGGTGATCACGTTCGCCGTCATGGCGACGCCC carries:
- a CDS encoding (2Fe-2S)-binding protein yields the protein MTFNFDSRGLMVVCLCQGVSDKRVRACIAAGARTRQQVTAACGAGDGCGSCHRTIKTMIVEWRRQEAAQALQSPAEYLPETASSAVA
- a CDS encoding error-prone DNA polymerase; the encoded protein is MPRSVPYVELRCRSAFSFLEGASTPEDLAEIAGRLGHEALALADRDGVYGAPRFWKAAREAGVRPLVGADVTLSEGPSGATARLLLLVESRTGYRNLCKLLTLGHARAPKGSSVVTLDEIEEHAQGLLCLAGGPSSPLTNALRRRDTFAAGRLGKRLQSIFPGRLWIDVQRSSDRRVERRTRALRDLASMLRIPLVATGDVAMARAEERSVLDVFCCLAAKTTLDAAGRLVAANAERHLVTPREMAERFRDLPRAVAATLAIAERCEFTLSDLGYRFPEYPLPPGETPIGHLRYLTYAGARERYGDPLSERVAAQLEHELAVIGKLDLAGYFLIVWDIVRFCRERGILVQGRGSAANSAVCYALGITAVDAVGMNLLFERFLSEERGEWPDIDLDLPSGDRREEVIQYVYRRYGPQGPVRAGDGRTVGSGVAMTANVITYRVRSALRDAGKALGFPEPEIERLSKLLAHHGFRDRDDTLVAQLEAGGVDVNARRVRLLIRCVEAMQGLPRHLGQHSGGMVIAAGRLDEIVPLEPASMPGRSVVQWDKDDCADLGLIKIDLLGLGMMAVLEEAIPLAREADGVELDLAKLPQDDPKTYAMIRRADTIGVFQIESRAQMATLPRLKPRTFYDLVVEVAIIRPGPIVGQMVHPYLNRRAGREPITYPHPKLEPILRRTLGVPLFQEQLLRIAMTVAGFTGGEAEELRRAMGFKRSVERMRAIERRLRDGLAANGIVGERADAIVRSITSFALYGFPESHAASFALLAYASAYLKAHHPEAFLCALLNAWPMGFYHPATLVKDAERHGVRVLPIDVLRSSWRSTIERPDASAALQNGGEPSRRGGSARAAVRLGLRFVRGLREAAAQRLLAARAEAPIRDVGDLARRAGLLESELRTLAELGALATIAGESRRTALWQVSGLLAREPLFAGLTPQATRTRPPDMTPFESTLADYRASGLTTGPHLLAHLRPALEREGVVPLRRLQEKANGAWLKTAGLVIVRQRPGTAKGICFLTLEDETGTGNVVVMPDRYAQFRVELHTSPLLVVEGRLQRQDGVVHLEARRMKGLTLPGPTPPSHDFH